In Montipora foliosa isolate CH-2021 chromosome 13, ASM3666993v2, whole genome shotgun sequence, one DNA window encodes the following:
- the LOC137982045 gene encoding uncharacterized protein, with product MPPHPLILERINLSKYRLILKVLQISQETLHWRASWSSMGNCSSILRELGSIKYPEVGSEDCDQPLASNFVMAEGSDNTNLDGFLDASNFIVSWAKEKNKECERLRKNFKEMKKTLDHAKLENDKLRQRIGDDSEMNHRGHQSSSEDTRSRNKRSDVLRKYEVINGSLRRQAMEALGSQPQTASRTELWNRKDLTCRMLLLAYKVAENAKKDFTQAALPRFLQWAPSVAVCCEQNSRSEVSKFLDQDVSEEVQSLLSSKSFNVAASSMLKELAVLCDLTDLEKKMMTELQQCYHEWRRSSPMLPYLDDDMLKNTKLASYVKECLRLAWRMVNLLPPLTLVTADQARRDTLDAFFTIEVEETTETAQTLQVCVWPAVSNLENPNEVHVKGTMAIIPRPKNLQYTY from the exons ATGCCACCACACCCCCTAATCTTGGAGAGAATAAACCTTTCTAAATACCGATTGATTCTCAAAGTTTTGCAAATATCGCAAGAGACGTTGCACTGGCGAGCGTCTTGGTCGTCGATGGGAAATTGCTCCTCGATATTAAGAGAACTTGGCTCAATCAAATATCCAGAAGTGGGCTCTGAAGACTGTGATCAGCCACTGGCGTCAAATTTCGTAATGGCAGAAGGTTCAGACAACACAAACCTAGATGGCTTCTTAGACGCCTCCAATTTCATAGTGAGTTGGGCCAAGGAGAAGAATAAAGAGTGCGAGAGGCTTCGAAAGAATttcaaggaaatgaagaaaaCTTTGGATCATGCAAAATTAGAGAACGATAAACTGAGGCAAAG GATTGGTGATGATTCGGAGATGAATCATCGCGGTCACCAAAGCAGTTCAGAAGATACTAGAAGCAGAAACAAGCGAAGTGATGTTTTGCGGAAGTACGAAGTAATTAATGGCTCTTTACGTCGTCAGGCCATGGAAGCTCTTGGAAGTCAACCTCAAACAGCTTCTCGGACTGAGTTGTGGAATAGAAAGGATTTGACATGCCGAATGCTTTTG CTTGCCTACAAAGTTGCAGAAAACGCAAAAAAGGACTTTACCCAAGCGGCTTTGCCGAGGTTTTTGCAGTGGGCGCCGTCTGTTGCCGTCTGTTGTGAGCAAAACTCCCGTTCAGAG GTTTCAAAGTTCTTAGATCAGGACGTCTCGGAAGAAGTACAATCTCTGCTTTCATCTAAATCCTTCAACGTCGCCGCTTCTTCTATGCTAAAAGAATTGGCAGTTCTCTGTGATCTAACAGACCTGGAAAAG AAAATGATGACAGAGTTGCAACAATGCTACCACGAATGGAGGAGAAGTTCTCCTATGCTGCCTTATCTCGATGATGACATGTTAAAGAATACTAAACTGGCGAGTTACGTTAAAGAATGCTTGCGACTTGCCTGGCGAATGGTGAACTTACTGCCTCCATTAACCCTCGTGACAGCCGATCAAGCGCGCAGAGATACGCTTGATGCTTTCTTCACTATAGAGGTTGAGGAAACGACAGAGACTGCACAAACTCTGCAAGTTTGCGTCTGGCCCGCGGTTAGCAATCTAGAAAATCCGAACGAAGTGCATGTCAAGGGAACGATGGCTATCATACCAAGGCCCAAGAATCTACAGTACACTTATTAG
- the LOC137983582 gene encoding filamin-C-like: MTTVDREQRNSISLATSPRRTSSGQYHIKGSLNVAQNEKEWIEIQKTTFTNWCNVQIEPYGVQITGDFAEAFSDGLILVYLVESISTKKVGRFFKNPKLTAQKLENIEAALRLLKSDGIKLVNIGTEDIANGNMKLILGLLWRLILNYQISSSGSASGKQMLLLWLKNAIPDMEIRNVTTDWNDGVALSALNEFCQPGLCSNYKSLNPDDRFHNTSEAMDTAEKNFKIPKVLSSEFFSSPYVDELSMMTYLSYFTQPGSVGEKKTLEFINESAPGLDVKNFNTDWNDGKTLCRFLEALCPGIIPDFENIDDKSPLENATVALNAAEDKLGVKKVLKPEELISPDVDELSVMAYMLQFRNADKLQSQAHLFKADGAGIKRGVRGKASEFSLYGRKDVGFDGIRFDVRSPSGKSYPVETYTASDGSLKCRFVPFESGPHKISVKHFGKEIPQGPFNVMVHENVGDVQVFGAGIKNAVVSKTAEFIVQTNDENSPPVTANVEGPTTTAECIMEHLGNGKWRGRFIPKEVGEHKVRVEVGSTPLLGSPFTCKVGDPSQCKVTGNENGRKSAIGRPTSYEVDTSGAGLGELAIQCRGPDGNIPVDVRPTSPGKYNVSYIPNKPGEYNIQFVFNGEDIPGSPVKTLVNDPRRIVAHGDGLHKVSADEEAEFYISLQGAGDGELTVYGEAPYGDFPVDLLQSPTEKDTYIVRYTPLGVGEHKIHILFAGEPVAGSPYIVKVVDPRQVKIASDKLEKEPKRFTVRHEVDIPVQVPGSAGEGQLEATVLGPDQMSVPSTVTKENDGYHIRFVPRQTGQHKVMVMYGGKEVSGSPYSIRIRDSTNKRVKVKEMEQMRTGYSTDKEVDVPIEVPEEIEDMSATVHDEDGKMVRSTLTLEPDGLYHVRFLPYKPGRYTVDVRCGGQSIENSPFVMRISEAETVSVKLKELEKEDGPRYYVGQEVDVPMEIPHGVDDVSAAVYDPDGNLMRSTFRREGDGLFHLRFTPTKVGQHKVDIRSGGQSVENSPFPLNVVQPNNAIVRLRQPEEAESKYLVRRELDIALDAAEGAGNMSAYVKGPDDETVPSSFDKGDDGLYHVKFVPYQAGTYKVHVESNGIPVASSPFLVKVGDPGKVQVAHVRSEELFAERVIKNEVDLAVEGSSDMNYDEFTAKVTSPDGEPVPCVVTKGTDDRVHVKFTPHKAGPYTVDVYYRGDPVQGSPFTVNVTDENQGVQVVNFNQDDRFLENREADIPIMIPEGASSTYLTCRVTDPENQILHHELVYDPQSNLYHIRFVPIRPGRHRVDVEYNGVPVDGSPFILNIEGNEGHKKVFASGAGLKGGMVNEKIEFMVDARNAGRGKLTGKLTGVNYHTDVEVKDLGNGTYACHYLVPQAGAYVLSLMWNGQHIPESPHKVTVREPQVMKASSCQVEGTMLRDGGNATVGQAMGFSINSKDAGPGQLYVRCQGPSKDCDVTVFDNKDSTYQVQIFPMEVGNHLVYVEWGGRPIHGSPFLVRVGQAPDPSKVRVYGPGLENGLLRNFKGEFLVETKGAGPGTLKIRIHGPRGAFKVEMYRDTSKERSIGVRYNPTEVGRYMINIKWADQHIPGSPFDVLIVETRDELYSINELKDNAVLFQHRDATL, encoded by the exons ATGACTACGGTCGATCGGGAACAACGAAATAGCATAAGCCTTGCAACAAGTCCGAGAAGGACAAGCAGTGGGCAGTATCACATCAAAGGATCTCTAAATGTAGCTCAAAATGAGAAAGAATGGATCGAAATCCAGAAGACCACGTTCACAAACTGGTGCAATGTTCAAATCGAGCCTTACGGAGTGCAAATTACCGGTGACTTTGCGGAGGCCTTTTCAGACGGTTTAATCCTTGTTTACCTAGTAGAATCGATTTCTACCAAGAAAGTTGGCCGCTTCTTCAAGAATCCGAAACTAACCGCACAGAAACTCGAAAATATCGAAGCTGCCCTGAGACTTCTCAAAAGTGATGGAATCAAACTTGTGAACATTG GCACTGAGGACATCGCCAATGGCAACATGAAGCTGATTCTTGGGTTGCTATGGAGACTAATTCTTAATTATCAGATCAGTTCCAGTGGAAGTGCATCAGGCAAGCAGATGCTTTTGTTATGGCTAAAAAATGCTATCCCCGACATGGAAATTAGAAATGTAACAACAGATTGGAATGACGGCGTGGCCTTAAGTGCTCTTAATGAATTCTGTCAACCAGGACTGTGTTCGAATTACAAAAGTCTCAATCCAGATGACAGGTTCCATAACACAAGCGAAGCTATGGACACTGCCgagaaaaacttcaaaatccCGAAGGTACTATCTTCGGAATTCTTCTCGAGTCCGTACGTAGACGAGTTGAGTATGATGACGTATCTTTCGTATTTCACTCAACCTGGATCTGTTGGAGAGAAAAAGACATTGGAGTTTATCAACGAGTCTGCGCCAGGTTTGGACGTTAAGAATTTCAACACGGATTGGAACGATGGCAAAACGTTGTGCCGTTTCCTGGAGGCGCTCTGCCCGGGAATTATACCCGATTTTGAGAATATTGATGATAAAAGTCCCCTGGAAAACGCCACTGTGGCATTGAACGCCGCTGAGGATAAACTGGGCGTTAAAAAAGTGCTAAAACCGGAAGAGCTTATCAGCCCGGATGTGGATGAACTAAGCGTTATGGCTTATATGCTACAGTTTCGCAACGCTGACAAGCTACAAAGTCAAGCTCACTTGTTTAAGGCTGACGGGGCAGGAATCAAAAGAGGAGTTCGTGGAAAGGCATCCGAGTTTTCGCTTTACGGGCGCAAAGATGTCGGTTTTGATGGTATCCGATTCGACGTGAGAAGCCCGAGCGGAAAGTCCTATCCTGTAGAAACTTACACTGCATCTGATGGCTCTCTAAAGTGCCGTTTCGTTCCATTTGAAAGTGGCCCGCACAAGATTTCGGTGAAACACTTTGGTAAAGAAATTCCTCAGGGACCTTTCAATGTAATGGTGCACGAGAACGTAGGAGACGTCCAGGTGTTTGGAGCAGGGATAAAAAACGCTGTAGTCTCAAAGACAGCAGAGTTTATTGTTCAGACCAACGATGAAAACTCACCACCAGTAACAGCAAATGTGGAAGGGCCAACAACAACCGCAGAGTGCATTATGGAACACCTGGGAAACGGGAAATGGAGAGGTAGATTTATTCCCAAGGAAGTGGGAGAACACAAGGTCCGGGTTGAAGTCGGTAGCACCCCTTTACTTGGCAGTCCGTTCACGTGTAAAGTTGGAGACCCGTCACAGTGCAAAGTAACTGGGAACG AAAATGGACGTAAATCAGCAATAGGACGCCCCACCTCTTACGAAGTGGACACGTCTGGTGCGGGCCTTGGAGAATTGGCCATTCAATGCCGAGGACCCGACGGAAACATTCCTGTTGATGTGCGTCCAACATCCCCTGGTAAATACAATGTGTCTTATATTCCCAACAAGCCTGGAGAGTATAACATCCAATTTGTGTTTAATGGAGAGGATATCCCTGGCAGCCCGGTCAAAACTTTGGTTAATGACCCCAGAAGAATTGTTGCGCATGGAGATGGGCTTCACAAG GTCAGCGCTGACGAAGAAGCCGAATTTTATATCAGTCTCCAAGGAGCTGGGGATGGTGAGCTGACAGTGTATGGGGAAGCACCATACGGGGACTTTCCTGTGGACTTATTACAGTCTCCCACAGAGAAGGACACTTACATTGTGCGATATACTCCCCTGGGAGTGGGAGAGCACAAAATCCACATACTCTTTGCCGGGGAACCAGTTGCAGGAAGCCCTTACATTGTGAAG GTTGTTGATCCCAGACAAGTCAAAATCGCATCGGACAAGTTAGAGAAGGAACCAAAGCGATTCACTGTCCGTCACGAAGTGGACATACCTGTTCAGGTTCCGGGATCTGCTGGGGAGGGCCAGCTGGAGGCCACCGTTTTGGGCCCTGATCAGATGAGCGTCCCTTCAACCGTCACAAAAGAGAATGATGGGTATCATATCCGGTTTGTACCTCGTCAAACCGGTCAACACAAGGTGATGGTCATGTATGGTGGCAAAGAAGTTTCTGGTAGTCCTTACTCCATACGTATCCGGGACTCCACTAACAAGAGAGTCAAGGTTAAAGAAATGGAGCAGATGAGAACGGGGTATTCAACCGACAAAGAG GTGGATGTTCCAATTGAGGTTCCAGAAGAAATAGAAGATATGTCGGCCACAGTTCATGACGAAGACGGTAAAATGGTCCGATCGACGCTGACGTTGGAACCCGACGGCTTGTACCACGTGAG GTTTCTTCCATATAAACCGGGTCGTTACACAGTGGACGTACGCTGTGGCGGACAGTCCATTGAAAACAGTCCGTTTGTCATGAGGATATCAGAAGCCGAAACCGTGTCAGTAAAACTGAAAGAGCTTGAAAAAGAG GACGGACCTCGCTACTACGTGGGGCAGGAGGTAGACGTTCCCATGGAGATTCCTCATGGAGTTGATGACGTGTCTGCAGCTGTGTATGACCCTGATGGTAATTTAATGAGGTCCACATTTCGGCGTGAAGGGGACGGTTTGTTCCATTTGAGGTTCACTCCTACGAAAGTGGGACAACATAAG GTGGATATTCGTTCTGGTGGGCAATCTGTGGAAAACAGCCCATTTCCCTTAAATGTCGTGCAGCCTAACAATGCTATCGTGCGATTACGTCAACCTGAAGAGGCTGAGAGCAAGTACTTAGTCCGCCGCGAACTCGACATTGCACTCGATGCAGCTGAAGGAGCCGGCAATATGTCTGCATACGTGAAAGGACCAGATGATGAAACCGTACCGTCGTCGTTTGACAAAGGAGATGATGGATTGTACCACGTTAAGTTTGTACCTTACCAAGCAGGAACTTATAAG GTTCATGTCGAAAGCAATGGTATCCCAGTAGCAAGCAGTCCTTTCCTTGTCAAAGTCGGTGATCCCGGAAAAGTCCAAGTTGCGCATGTGCGTAGCGAGGAGTTGTTTGCGGAGCGAGTAATCAAAAATGAAGTGGACCTGGCGGTGGAGGGCTCGAGTGACATGAATTATGATGAATTTACGGCTAAAGTAACCTCCCCAGATGGAGAACCCGTGCCATGTGTTGTTACCAAGGGAACAGATGATCGAGTTCACGTGAAGTTTACGCCCCATAAAGCTGGCCCCTATACG GTCGATGTGTATTATCGTGGTGATCCAGTCCAAGGTTCTCCCTTTACAGTAAATGTGACAGATGAGAACCAAGGCGTACAGGTGGTGAATTTCAATCAAGATGACCGCTTCCTTGAAAACCGAGAGGCCGACATTCCCATAATGATACCAGAGGGAGCATCCTCGACTTACTTAACTTGCCGGGTCACTGATCCCGAGAACCAAATTCTGCATCATGAGCTTGTGTATGATCCCCAGTCCAATCTATATCACATCCGATTTGTGCCCATTAGGCCTGGACGCCACAGAGTGGACGTGGAGTACAATGGTGTACCGGTTGACGGATCAccatttattttgaacatcGAAGGAAACGAAGGACATAAAAAAGTCTTTGCGTCTGGAGCCGGACTGAAAGGAG GTATGGTAAACGAGAAAATAGAATTCATGGTAGATGCTCGCAACGCCGGTCGTGGAAAACTGACTGGAAAACTAACCGGTGTCAATTATCACACTGATGTGGAAGTTAAAGATCTGGGAAACGGGACATACGCATGTCATTATTTGGTAcctcaggccggagcttatgtCCTGTCACTCATGTGGAATGGACAGCATATACCCGAGAGTCCACATAAGGTTACTGTCAGAGAGCCCCAAGTCATGAAAGCCAGCAGCTGCCAAGTTGAAG GGACCATGCTGAGGGATGGAGGAAATGCCACCGTTGGACAAGCTATGGGATTCAGCATTAACAGCAAAGATGCAGGGCCCGGACAACTGTACGTGCGTTGTCAAGGACCCTCCAAGGATTGTGACGTCACTGTGTTTGACAACAAGGATTCCACCTATCAAGTTCAGATCTTCCCTATGGAAGTTGGGAACCACCTAGTGTACGTGGAATGGGGCGGAAGACCCATACATGGAAGCCCTTTTTTGGTGCGCGTGGGACAGGCCCCTGATCCTAGCAAAGTCCGCGTTTATG GTCCTGGTCTGGAAAATGGCTTGTTGCGAAACTTCAAGGGCGAATTCCTCGTGGAAACCAAAGGCGCAGGCCCTGGGACCCTTAAAATCAGAATCCATGGTCCTCGAGGAGCGTTCAAGGTCGAAATGTACCGAGACACGTCGAAGGAGCGTTCTATTGGAGTTCGATACAATCCAACGGAAGTGGGGCGTTACATGATTAACATAAAATGGGCCGACCAACATATCCCTGGAAGCCCATTTGACGTGTTAATTGTGGAAACTAGAGATGAATTGTATTCAATTAACGAACTTAAAGACAACGCGGTGCTTTTTCAACATAGAGACGCTACATTATAA
- the LOC137983585 gene encoding uncharacterized protein has translation MEAVKEKVGVIGLSRSDSRTFIQEISFRITYMGFCLNSRPGIEGVQASIDEIRETGGKKDYRNTIRTNCLKINNQGISFVERKRERDVSLTFIPLRKISYGVVCEKDSNIFAFNHHISPNHVECHAVISENDLKAGEINEALYAAFKTDHFKCLRKERHMQRESFRVQEESNATMPKEDLQLNFSTEK, from the coding sequence ATGGAGGCCGTTAAAGAGAAGGTGGGAGTTATTGGACTAAGTCGAAGTGACTCCAGGACTTTTATTCAAGAGATTTCGTTTCGCATCACTTATATGGGATTCTGCCTTAATTCTCGCCCTGGCATAGAGGGCGTACAAGCTTCAATAGATGAAATAAGAGAAACGGGTGGAAAAAAGGATTATCGAAACACAATTCGGACAAATTGCTTGAAAATCAACAACCAAGGCATCAGCTTTGTTGAGAGAAAACGCGAGCGAGACGTTTCTTTGACGTTCATTCCTCTGCGAAAAATATCTTATGGCGTGGTTTGCGAAAAGGATTCGAACATTTTTGCGTTCAATCACCACATCTCGCCAAACCATGTGGAATGCCACGCTGTTATAAGCGAAAATGACCTGAAAGCCGGGGAAATAAATGAGGCGTTGTATGCTGCTTTTAAAACAGACCATTTTAAATGCCTTCGGAAAGAAAGACACATGCAAAGAGAGAGCTTTAGGGTACAAGAAGAGAGCAATGCTACGATGCCTAAAGAAGACCTACAACTGAACTTTTCGACAGAAAAATAA
- the LOC137983586 gene encoding uncharacterized protein, which produces MGIMRSKQLRSSEEEKQNKGRRISLRSIKQEYELEPSQSFIVRFAGKIETSNPGGENIDDSLRKLYKEVQSVYSLPRVCLEISSNDLIIRRIQAGLEANQEEIIVPFGRISFVAADKKHQLFAFNDLVSQKPRKVECYAFICNESEKSDVVVSALSKAFHGVNERPRRRSSIST; this is translated from the coding sequence ATGGGTATTATGAGATCAAAACAGCTGAGATCAAgcgaggaagaaaaacaaaataagggAAGGAGAATAAGTTTAAGAAGTATCAAACAAGAATATGAACTGGAACCATCGCAGAGTTTCATCGTccgtttcgctggaaaaatcgaaaCGTCTAATCCTGGGGGCGAAAATATCGATGACTCCCTGCGAAAACTGTATAAGGAAGTACAAAGTGTGTATAGTTTACCCAGAGTTTGTTTAGAGATTTCGTCAAACGATCTTATAATTCGGAGGATACAAGCTGGACTGGAGGCTAACCAAGAGGAAATAATAGTGCCATTTGGTCGCATATCATTTGTAGCTGCTGACAAAAAGCATCAACTCTTCGCTTTCAATGACTTGGTGTCGCAGAAACCGAGGAAAGTTGAATGTTATGCTTTCATCTGCAATGAATCGGAAAAGTCAGATGTTGTTGTGAGCGCTTTGTCGAAGGCGTTTCACGGTGTAAACGAACGACCTCGAAGAAGATCAAGCATTTCTACATAG
- the LOC137982046 gene encoding uncharacterized protein, producing MEEHINKPKDFTCINVKYLGSLNAMYPQTGTLENIARLYQKGCALNQRDINAQMTVSRENVSLLCKDTEKIFRLHKILFCASYKKIPRVVAFNYQASTSPRRIECHAFLCSSNEDARGIVAALTMAFRVASKERNSDEMGLEQTTITRKVWNLESAEEKEVKVLFALPRKIGEILDSLTNCIGTN from the coding sequence ATGGAAGAGCATATTAACAAACCGAAGGATTTCACATGCATCAATGTTAAATATCTTGGCAGCCTAAATGCAATGTATCCACAAACAGGGACACTGGAAAACATTGCACGTCTATATCAAAAAGGCTGCGCCCTTAACCAGAGAGATATCAACGCTCAAATGACGGTTTCGAGAGAGAATGTGTCATTACTGTGCAAAGACACTGAGAAAATATTTAGACTACACAAAATTCTCTTCTGCGCAAGCTATAAGAAGATTCCAAGAGTTGTCGCTTTTAACTACCAAGCATCTACTTCTCCCCGACGGATTGAATGCCACGCGTTTCTCTGTTCGTCAAATGAAGACGCAAGAGGTATTGTGGCAGCACTTACGATGGCTTTCAGAGTGGCGAGTAAAGAAAGAAATTCAGACGAAATGGGTCTCGAACAAACCACCATCACGCGCAAGGTGTGGAATTTGGAATCTGCTGAAGAAAAAGAAGTGAAAGTTCTTTTCGCACTGCCAAGAAAGATTGGAGAGATTCTCGACTCTCTTACGAATTGTATCGGGACAAATTGA